TCGACCTCGGCGTTCGCAAATTCCCGTGCGCTGGCAACGTCGCACACCGTGACGACGAAATGCATGCCATGCGATCGGGTTCGCGCCGCGAGCGCTAAGTGCGTCTCGACCGACAGTTCAAGCACGCTCCGATGTGCGCCGTAGGTGTCGCCGAACGAATGGGCCGAGTCGTAGCGCCGATTGCGTGACGCCTTCGTAAGCTCCGAGGGGAGGTGTCGTTTGACGAGTTTCACGGCGTCGGCACCGGCCCAGGCCGCGGCGTCGACGAGTTGTTCGGCTAATTCTCGGCTGCCGTTATGGTTCTGTCCGAGTTCGGCGACGACGAACGTCGGGCTTCCGGGCCCGATCGAGCGGCGCGCATTGATTCGAAGCGAATTGCCGTGCATGAGCGGAATCCTTTCCGCAAAGTGTTGTCCGAGCGAAATCATTTCACTCGGTTGCGAGACTGCTAGTTGCGCGACGATGTTCGAGGTCGTAGCGGGGCGGGAGTTTAGCGATGCCCGATTCGCGACGTCAAGATAAGACGTGTGATAAACAGGCGTTCTTAAAGCGATAGCGTGGCGCTCGCTCGGCTCAAGCCTAAGTTTGCTAGCGTCCGTTCGTTGCGATTCGCGCCCCTGTGCGGAACACACCTTGGCCCGACTGCAGAGCGACGATACAATCCCGCCCTCTTGCGTCGGGCATAGTAGCGGCCGAATCTGCCGATTCTGCGTCCGAGCATGGTTTGCAAATCATCGAAACGTCAGGCATGGAGGCCGAACGTGGACAGACTTCTCGTGACGCGCACCGACTCACTGGTCGGAGCCAACGCCGCGCTTGTTTTAGCGGATCGCATGGATGTGATCGGCTTAAGCAATCCGTCGTCGCAAGCACCGCTCGGCACCAATGTGCTCGACTACTCAAGCGACGATCCGGCGGCGATCGTTGCCTCGGTACGTCAAGAGCGCCCGCAAATGGTGCTGCATTCCGGTCCGTTCGCCGCTTCCGGTTGGGACGTCGGCGGTCTTGGGGCGGCGCAACTCGCGCCGCGCACCGATACGCGCCGCGAAACCGCGACCGTTAAGGCGCTGGCCGAAGGTTGCCGAGAGGTCGGGGCGCAATTGGTCGTCGTGATTACCGATGGACTGTTTGCCGGTCCGCATATGTTCCATAACGAAAGTGCTCGCCCGAACGCCGGTGGGGCTTTCGGTCGCGGCGCCGCGGCGGTCGAACTCGCGGCACTCGCAGCCGGCGCGCTGGTCGTGCGTAGTCATGTCTATGGCTGGAGCCCGACGTCGTACGGCGTGAATTATGCCGAACGGATGTTTCATGAACTGACCGGCGAGTTGTCGTGTCCCGTCGATGCGGTTCGCCATGCGACTCCCATTCTCGCGACCGACCTCGCGGAACGCTTATTCGTCGCTCATCGCCTCGGCCTGAAAGGTCTGTATCACATTACGGGCGCCGAGCGAACGAGCCCTTATCGCTTCGCCGCCGAGTTGACCGCCGCGCTCGGCGTGCCGGGCCGGTTCGTGCAGCTGACTTCCAAGCCGGAGCGGGGGACGCGCGTCAACGTCGAAGAGACGTCGCTGAATACGCTGCATTTCCGCCACGCCACGCGAGCGCCGCTGCCGATGCTACGCGAAGGGCTGAGCCGTTTTATCGCACAAGCCTTCGCCGGCTTTCGCGAACAACTGGGCTGCAAGGACAAGGCGAAGATCGTCGTCGGACGAGAACTGCTGTCCGTCGCCGCATGACGGCGTGCCGAATGGTAAATAGGGGAACGCTCTACATCGAGAACGTAGTGCGTTCCCCTTTTATATTTTAAGAAGCTCGTAAATTCGCGGGTCTGCCAACGTTTCCGCTTCGAACGCGGCTCCTGGGAAACTGTGCGTTCGGCTATGGCCCGACGGCACTGCGACCGCGATCGCTCCGGCAGCCACCGCCGCACGGCAGCCGTTTTGGCTGTCTTCGAGCACCATGATTTCGTCGGAGCGCAGGCCGAAACGCTTCGCAGCCGTAAGATAAATCTCCGGGTTCGGTTTCCCTTCGACGACGTCTTCGGCCGACAAGATGAACTGAAACCTCGGTTCCAATTGGAATCGCGCAAGGCAGCCGACCACGAAACTGCGCCGACTGCTCGTCGCGATCGCTTTCGGAATGCCGGCCTTTTCGAGCGCGGCCGCAAGTTCCATAAAACCGGGCATCGTTTCCAAGCGAGCGTCGAGAATCGCCGGAAAAATTTCGTCGGTCTCGGCGGTAAGTTGATCGACGGTTGCCTCAAGATGATGCATGTCGATCATGATCTGTAGTGCGATCCGGCCAGGTCGCCCCATCATTCGGTCGAGCAATTCCGGCGTAAATGCACAGCCGCGCCGGCGAAGCAACTCGCCGCCGACATCTTGGTAGAGGT
The window above is part of the Planctomycetia bacterium genome. Proteins encoded here:
- a CDS encoding sugar nucleotide-binding protein yields the protein MDRLLVTRTDSLVGANAALVLADRMDVIGLSNPSSQAPLGTNVLDYSSDDPAAIVASVRQERPQMVLHSGPFAASGWDVGGLGAAQLAPRTDTRRETATVKALAEGCREVGAQLVVVITDGLFAGPHMFHNESARPNAGGAFGRGAAAVELAALAAGALVVRSHVYGWSPTSYGVNYAERMFHELTGELSCPVDAVRHATPILATDLAERLFVAHRLGLKGLYHITGAERTSPYRFAAELTAALGVPGRFVQLTSKPERGTRVNVEETSLNTLHFRHATRAPLPMLREGLSRFIAQAFAGFREQLGCKDKAKIVVGRELLSVAA
- a CDS encoding HAD family phosphatase; its protein translation is MNPTNGFEKLGRSGRPKAVVFDHDGLIFNTEDLYQDVGGELLRRRGCAFTPELLDRMMGRPGRIALQIMIDMHHLEATVDQLTAETDEIFPAILDARLETMPGFMELAAALEKAGIPKAIATSSRRSFVVGCLARFQLEPRFQFILSAEDVVEGKPNPEIYLTAAKRFGLRSDEIMVLEDSQNGCRAAVAAGAIAVAVPSGHSRTHSFPGAAFEAETLADPRIYELLKI